AAGCTCCGAGACCAAAAAAGTTCTCTCTCCTGCCTAGCCTGGATCCACACCTCTTCATGTCCCCACCCACCACTTAGAGATTGAGATTGTTCAAGTAACAAGGATAGAAGAGGGAAAAGGGAGGCTCCACTCTCATCCAGTCTTCCCAACTAGGGGCCTGTGAAAGGGGCTCCTGGGTCTAAGTCTTCTCGGCACAGATTCTCCCATTTCCCTCAACTCTGTGCAGATGAAAAAGGGGAGGAGTGGACGAACCACTGCCATTGGTCCTAGGCATAACACATGGAGTCAGACTCTTCCACCTGGTAGGGGAAGGGGGTGTGTCAAGAAGCTGAGCACCATCACCTTCCAGGGGGGCTTTTGAAAGTCCTGATGGGGTAGAGGTGGGGAGATGTCTACTTCTGGCTCCAGTCAGGGATTAGGCTGGCTCTTTTAGCTCTCAGCATTGTCCTGGACCACGAGTTCCGCTAGGGAGATCCTTTTCCAGCCTCCCCACTCAAACTTGCAAATTCCTCAGGCAGAACCTGCTGCCCCAGGATGGCACTGCAGCCATCCTGATCCAGCTGCTGCAGCTTCCCAGGATCTGGGCCCCAGCCCCAGGAGGAGAGAGGGGTGACCGGACCCTGGCACCTCAGTTGGCCTTGCTCAGTCTGTAGTGTTCCACAGGCTCCCGGCTTTCGACAGCTGACAGGGCGACGAGCATTTGGGCCGCATAGTAGGTGGACATGATGAGCGCCCGAGAGTAGGGCACAGGAAAACAGAATTTGTTAAGGGCGATGGTCAGGTCTGAGATGATAAAGAGGAGTGCACCACTGCCAGCTGCCAACTCTGTCCAGCGCCAGTCTGCCCCAGCCAGCCGCAGCCCTGCCATAGCTCGCCAGCCCATGAAGCCAATAAGGGCCACATAGACCCCCACCAGGTAGGTGAAGGCACCTGAGAGGCACGGGTAGAGGAGGGCATAGCACAGACCAGACAGCACTGCCATCACCAGACCTGTCCGAAGAGCCAGTGGCCGCATGCCAAAGGCCGAGGCGTAGAACATGTGGGTCACAGCAAACATCAG
Above is a genomic segment from Chlorocebus sabaeus isolate Y175 chromosome 1, mChlSab1.0.hap1, whole genome shotgun sequence containing:
- the TMEM86A gene encoding lysoplasmalogenase TMEM86A, with product MVSPVTVVKSEGPKLVPFFKATCVYFVLWLPSSSPSWVSTLIKCLPIFCLWLFLLAHGLGFLLAHPSATRIFVGLVFSAVGDAFLIWQDQGYFVHGLLMFAVTHMFYASAFGMRPLALRTGLVMAVLSGLCYALLYPCLSGAFTYLVGVYVALIGFMGWRAMAGLRLAGADWRWTELAAGSGALLFIISDLTIALNKFCFPVPYSRALIMSTYYAAQMLVALSAVESREPVEHYRLSKAN